The nucleotide window ATCTTTCGGAAAAGTACGGGAAAGAATCGATAAAAAGCAGCCGGGACGTCTTGTGGGATTTTCTTTTTTACATCTCGATGGGGCTGGTGATCACGTTCTCTGTCAAGATCGCCGGAGTACTCGTCATATTTTCCTTTCTCATAATCCCGGCAACATTCTCGGCAATGTTCTCAGGATCGTGGAGGTCACGCATCATCCTCGCGTGGGCAGTCGGGATATTTTCCATAATCAGCGGTCTGGCCCTGTCATACTTTCTCGATTTTTCCTGTGGCCCCTCAGTTGTGACTATGCTTGGATTAACGCTTATCCTTACAGCATCGATCCGGGCGATCCGTGGTCGGACAAAGTAATGACCAAGCCGCTGTAGCGATACCCGGCAACCCCGACTGACAGGGATAATACAATATTCTCCAGGAATGTATTTTCAGTCATTTTCTCCAGATGATCATTTCAGCCTTGTATTATGAGCATATGTGCATTATACTGTCTGAAGCAGGATGAAAAGGAGGCTTCATGGCACGGTCAAAAAAACAGAAGATGGTGGGTAGTCCACCGGTATACAGGTCCTTCAAACCATCAGGAGTGATGCGTAGTACGCTTGAGCTGATAAAACTGGAACTGAGTGAGTACGAAGCAATAAGGCTTGCCGACTATGAAGGTCTTGACCATGCCGAGGCTGCCACGGAGATGGAGATCTCCCGGCCCACCTTCTCCAGGCTGATAGAGACAGCCAGGAGCAAGATGGCGAGGTTTCTGATCGATGGAAGAGAACTCGTGATCGAGGGCGGCAACATCCACTTTCGCGACAATGTGGTCAAATGCTGCAATTGTAGACATATGTTCAATATAAGAATGGGTTCAGGTCTAAAGAATTGCCCGGAATGCGGATCTGACGACCTTGTCAGCTTCGCCGGCAATTTCGGTCATGGCCGGTGCTGTGCCGAGATCAAAAAGGATGAAAGCGAGGAAAAGGAATGAACGGAAAAAAAGATGGATCAGGCGGCGGGCGCCGCGACGGCAGCGGTCCCGGCCGGGGAATGAATCAGGGCACAGGTAACGGAAAAGGTCTCGGCAAGGGCGGGGGCCGTGGCAGAAACCAGGGTGGTGGTTTCGGGCCCGGAGGGTTCTGTGTATGCGCGTCCTGCGGCCATAAGGTGGCTCACGCACAGGGCACGAAATGTACTTCGCTGAAATGTCCCGAGTGTGGAAAACCGATGGTAAGAGAAGAATTGCTTG belongs to Candidatus Latescibacterota bacterium and includes:
- a CDS encoding DUF134 domain-containing protein; this encodes MARSKKQKMVGSPPVYRSFKPSGVMRSTLELIKLELSEYEAIRLADYEGLDHAEAATEMEISRPTFSRLIETARSKMARFLIDGRELVIEGGNIHFRDNVVKCCNCRHMFNIRMGSGLKNCPECGSDDLVSFAGNFGHGRCCAEIKKDESEEKE